The Coffea arabica cultivar ET-39 chromosome 1e, Coffea Arabica ET-39 HiFi, whole genome shotgun sequence genome has a window encoding:
- the LOC140021465 gene encoding uncharacterized protein, whose protein sequence is MVYTRRARVRTPSSSSSEERTPSVPEESLSPVEESPLSESPPRSRRKKASTSHEEPPLDYDTTRFISLENQKWYKTRLDKEIIIEKQLTPEVDDHYKVSTAFGQLGWANILKLSRHYYPNLVREFYANVEDKQIHSGNLIVSWVRGKRVAITRETIARFVKLKDEGADVKWTKKFKARDPWQVREAVSRLKGQYRERESSKKLLVYADSFKLRYHPIFYLFTFNVVPKRSGKKEVRNNDLYFLDKMMNGIGRQLTGIPLGSIIISYMRTTAHMRAGETYFGFPRLLSLLFEKLEVPLGAERAIVTKAADEVNVSLLKSLGIPTDFGAPLVRDTGEASSLNLPLILHHNRKLKKWRHS, encoded by the coding sequence ATGGTTTACACAAGACGGGCTCGTGTTCGCACTCCTTCATCTTCTTCAAGTGAAGAACGTACTCCTTCGGTACCTGAGGAGTCCCTTTCCCCCGTCGAAGAATCTCCCTTATCCGAGTCACCGCCTCGCTCACGACGAAAAAAAGCATCTACTAGCCATGAGGAGCCACCTTTGGACTATGATACCACGCGATTCATTTCGCTCGAAAACCAAAAGTGGTATAAAACCAGATTGGACAAGGAGATCATAATTGAGAAGCAATTGACACCTGAGGTGGACGATCATTACAAGGTGTCCACAGCCTTTGGTCAACTCGGATGGGCCAATATTCTGAAGTTGTCTCGGCATTACTACCCCAATTTGGTTCGAGAATTTTATGCTAATGTGGAGGACAAGCAGATCCACAGTGGGAATCTCATTGTCTCTTGGGTTCGGGGAAAGAGAGTGGCCATCACCCGGGAGACAATCGCTCGATTTGTCAAACTCAAGGACGAGGGAGCGGATGTTAAATGGACCAAGAAATTTAAGGCACGTGATCCATGGCAAGTGAGGGAAGCCGTATCACGTCTTAAGGGTCAATACCGTGAACGAGAAAGTTCGAAGAAGCTCCTCGTTTATGCCGATTCATTTAAGCTTAGGTACCACCCTATTTTCTATCTCTTTACCTTTAATGTGGTACCTAAGAggagtggtaaaaaggaagtcCGAAATAACGACTTATACTTTTTGGATAAGATGATGAATGGAATAGGTAGGCAGTTGACAGGAATTCCTCTTGGCAGCATCATTATTAGCTATATGCGTACCACAGCTCACATGAGGGCCGGCGAAACCTATTTTGGATTTCCTCGTCTTCTGTCCCTTCTTTTTGAGAAGCTCGAGGTTCCTCTTGGAGCCGAGCGAGCCATTGTCACTAAGGCTGCCGATGAAGTCAATGTTTCGTTACTCAAGTCCTTGGGTATTCCAACGGACTTTGGCGCTCCTTTGGTTCGCGACACTGGTGAAGCTTCTTCGCTCAACCTCCCCCTCATCCTACACCACAATCGAAAGCTCAAGAAATGGAGGCACAGCTGA